One genomic window of Leptolyngbya sp. 'hensonii' includes the following:
- a CDS encoding DUF192 domain-containing protein produces MLQVFSAGLVALLVACSAPTSGVESPPGSESSTSPAPSPAQEITLNQGQSLPITARITIAGQTIDLEVARTFQEQATGLMFRTTLADNRGMLFPFHPPRSVSFWMKNTLIPLDMVFLRQGRVQFISQNVPPCQADPCPAYGPDRNLEIDQVIELRAGRTQELGLKVGDRLPVQFLKK; encoded by the coding sequence ATGCTGCAAGTTTTTTCTGCCGGGTTAGTGGCGTTGCTCGTAGCCTGTTCGGCTCCAACCTCTGGGGTCGAAAGTCCCCCAGGATCGGAAAGTTCAACCTCACCTGCACCCAGTCCAGCCCAGGAAATCACTCTGAACCAGGGGCAGTCTCTCCCGATTACGGCTAGAATCACGATCGCTGGTCAGACGATTGATCTGGAAGTGGCCCGAACTTTTCAAGAGCAGGCCACCGGCTTAATGTTTCGCACCACCCTGGCCGATAACCGGGGCATGCTGTTTCCGTTCCACCCCCCCCGTTCCGTGAGTTTCTGGATGAAGAATACCCTGATTCCGCTAGATATGGTGTTTCTCAGGCAGGGCCGGGTGCAGTTCATTTCCCAGAATGTTCCTCCTTGTCAAGCAGACCCTTGCCCTGCCTATGGGCCGGATAGGAACTTGGAGATTGATCAGGTGATCGAATTGCGGGCAGGTCGAACCCAGGAACTGGGGTTGAAGGTGGGCGATCGTTTACCGGTTCAGTTTTTAAAAAAGTAG
- a CDS encoding DUF2949 domain-containing protein, whose product METDPQSLIIAFLREELAMPKSSIELALRQAEQVSGPLPIVLWQYGLITLPQLGEIFTRLEAHHPTQTWLLTLDQHNWK is encoded by the coding sequence ATGGAGACCGACCCTCAATCCCTGATCATTGCGTTTTTGCGGGAAGAGCTGGCCATGCCGAAGTCTTCCATTGAGTTGGCCCTGCGGCAGGCTGAGCAGGTTTCCGGCCCGTTGCCGATCGTCCTCTGGCAGTATGGGTTGATTACCCTGCCCCAATTGGGGGAGATTTTTACCCGCTTGGAAGCGCACCACCCTACCCAAACCTGGCTATTGACTCTGGATCAGCATAACTGGAAATGA